A single region of the Phycisphaerales bacterium AB-hyl4 genome encodes:
- a CDS encoding sugar-binding protein, producing MRHRRPAGWFSMLFTAAVACLLLMAVPSASAAEVKPHTVLLTWQQDPTTTMTVQWLQRGDLLPLAEGQDESLEHAHGVPQIEAPPADADATWDGPALHVPLMLNEAHRVPNPDSFDAELKLGWTEAGLFLRVAVRDLTPSEHPDRNDLWRADSVELFVSTGVGDSDRYQLILASGADPEQDGLRMQFYDSRADRAVDLTAETSSAVHDEGYTIDVLLPWENLGLDAVEAGRELAFNAIVNDAGTEEASQWLGWHHHRDSSRNSRSMMPLKLTDGEGTQVLLRTVLKEDHLDTDKSEAQFFAHPDLAGKTITLHAGDEVVGSTTLEGDELPLHAAIPIPAPPEDERWGALSVELDDERVAVLEMSAIYASRPPDAAELLYRAAGESEFQTAETAVHRMIAWPGVFRQRVELTGLEPASTYEFQIPGVDRTFKFRTMPTDIDEPLRFATGGDIRHRQDWMEATNRQAMKYDIDFVVWGGDFAYADAMEERLYRWDEWFQANYNTLISDDGRVVPVVAGIGNHEVRGGYMVNQDDYEPTDEYRLGRAPYFFQLFAFPGQPGYGVLDFGDYLSIVLPDTNHANPIAGEQTDWLASVLAEREHVPHVFPVYHVPAYPSHRPYDGGVSRQVREHWVPLFEEHGIEVVFENHDHTYKRTHPLRGGEVDPHRGIVYMGDGAWGVGTRDVHDVEETWYLRRAESTRHAIIVTLHGRHRHMLVVSEDGDILDEYPQTPLNSGLGQ from the coding sequence ATGCGTCATCGTCGCCCTGCCGGCTGGTTTTCCATGCTTTTCACCGCTGCGGTCGCCTGCCTGCTGCTGATGGCCGTGCCGTCGGCGTCGGCCGCCGAGGTCAAGCCCCATACCGTGCTGCTCACCTGGCAGCAGGACCCGACAACGACGATGACCGTGCAATGGCTGCAGCGCGGCGACCTGCTGCCGCTGGCCGAGGGGCAAGACGAGTCGCTGGAGCATGCGCATGGCGTACCGCAGATCGAAGCCCCGCCCGCCGACGCCGACGCGACGTGGGACGGGCCGGCGCTGCACGTGCCGCTGATGTTGAACGAGGCCCATCGCGTGCCAAACCCGGATAGCTTCGACGCAGAGCTGAAGCTGGGCTGGACGGAGGCGGGCCTGTTCCTGCGGGTGGCGGTGCGTGACCTGACGCCGAGCGAGCATCCGGACCGTAACGACCTGTGGCGGGCGGATTCGGTGGAGCTGTTCGTCTCGACCGGCGTTGGCGATAGCGATCGGTATCAGTTGATCCTGGCGTCGGGCGCGGACCCGGAACAAGACGGGCTTCGCATGCAGTTTTACGATAGCCGTGCCGATCGGGCGGTGGACCTCACCGCGGAAACGAGCTCGGCGGTGCATGATGAGGGTTACACCATTGATGTGTTGCTGCCTTGGGAGAACCTGGGCCTGGACGCGGTGGAGGCCGGGCGTGAGCTTGCCTTCAACGCGATTGTGAACGACGCGGGGACCGAGGAAGCGTCGCAGTGGTTGGGCTGGCATCACCATCGTGACAGCAGCCGGAACAGCCGATCGATGATGCCATTGAAACTGACCGATGGCGAAGGCACGCAGGTGCTGCTGCGAACCGTCCTGAAGGAAGATCACCTCGACACGGACAAATCGGAAGCGCAGTTTTTCGCACACCCGGACCTGGCTGGCAAGACGATCACGTTGCACGCAGGCGACGAAGTGGTCGGCTCGACGACGCTGGAAGGCGACGAGCTTCCGCTGCATGCGGCGATTCCGATCCCTGCCCCGCCGGAGGACGAGCGATGGGGTGCGTTGTCGGTGGAATTGGACGATGAACGCGTCGCGGTGCTGGAGATGTCGGCGATTTATGCGTCGCGCCCGCCGGACGCTGCGGAGCTGCTTTATCGAGCAGCGGGCGAGTCGGAGTTCCAGACGGCGGAAACGGCGGTGCATCGCATGATCGCCTGGCCGGGCGTGTTCCGCCAGCGTGTCGAGCTGACCGGGCTGGAGCCGGCGAGCACGTACGAGTTTCAAATCCCCGGCGTGGATCGCACGTTCAAGTTCCGCACGATGCCGACCGACATTGACGAGCCGCTGCGGTTCGCCACCGGCGGCGACATCCGTCACCGGCAGGACTGGATGGAAGCCACCAATCGACAGGCGATGAAATATGACATCGACTTCGTGGTCTGGGGCGGCGACTTTGCTTATGCCGACGCGATGGAAGAACGGCTATACCGCTGGGACGAATGGTTCCAGGCGAACTACAACACGTTAATCAGCGACGACGGCCGAGTCGTGCCCGTGGTCGCGGGCATCGGCAACCACGAAGTCCGCGGCGGATATATGGTCAACCAGGACGACTACGAACCCACGGACGAGTACCGCCTCGGCCGGGCCCCCTACTTCTTCCAGCTTTTCGCCTTCCCCGGCCAGCCGGGCTACGGCGTGCTGGACTTCGGCGACTACCTGTCCATCGTCCTGCCCGACACGAACCACGCCAACCCGATCGCCGGCGAGCAGACGGACTGGCTTGCCAGCGTGCTTGCCGAGCGCGAGCATGTCCCGCACGTCTTCCCCGTGTACCATGTGCCGGCATATCCGTCGCACCGGCCTTACGACGGCGGCGTCAGCCGACAGGTGCGCGAACACTGGGTGCCGCTGTTTGAAGAGCATGGCATTGAAGTCGTCTTCGAAAACCACGACCACACGTATAAGCGCACCCACCCGCTGCGCGGCGGCGAAGTCGACCCGCATCGCGGCATCGTCTACATGGGCGACGGCGCCTGGGGCGTGGGCACGCGCGACGTGCACGACGTGGAGGAAACGTGGTATCTGCGTCGGGCCGAGTCGACCCGTCATGCGATCATCGTGACCCTGCACGGCCGACACCGGCACATGCTCGTGGTCAGCGAAGATGGCGACATTCTGGACGAATACCCGCAGACGCCGTTGAACAGCGGGCTGGGTCAGTAA
- a CDS encoding PQQ-dependent sugar dehydrogenase codes for MKFASKVALTTTLTCAWLAGPAVAEEEVIEESAGSQYHDLKVTRIIGDLEHPWAVAFLPDESMLVTERPGRLHWLRNGEPVELHNLPDDLHVENQGGLLDVAVHPDYASNGWIYLTYSKGDEDGTATALIRAKIDDETMRLTDVEELFTQDRKSDPGRHYGSRILFLDDGTLLLSIGDRGVEPERAQDLEDHAGKMLRLTDDGNVPDDNPFRDRDDVHPEIYSYGHRNIQGMDIHPVTREIWAADHGPRGGDRLDRIEPGENYGWPVSTPGRDYGTEAQFGDSARERPDTAEPIREFLPTLAPSGLAIVNGGQFGNWENNILIGGLYVKQIRRVVLEDDEVVHEEEVLRDTIGRVRDVRIGPDNNIYAVSDESDGGLYRIEPAD; via the coding sequence ATGAAGTTTGCCTCGAAAGTTGCCCTGACCACCACGCTCACCTGTGCCTGGCTCGCCGGGCCCGCTGTGGCCGAGGAAGAGGTGATCGAAGAGTCGGCGGGCTCACAGTATCACGACCTGAAGGTGACACGCATCATCGGCGATCTGGAACATCCGTGGGCGGTAGCGTTCCTGCCCGACGAGTCGATGCTCGTAACCGAGCGGCCCGGCCGACTGCACTGGCTACGCAATGGCGAGCCGGTCGAGCTTCACAACCTGCCCGACGATCTGCACGTCGAAAACCAGGGCGGCCTGCTCGATGTGGCGGTCCACCCGGACTACGCCAGCAACGGCTGGATCTACCTCACCTACTCCAAGGGCGACGAAGACGGCACAGCCACCGCGCTCATCCGCGCGAAGATCGACGACGAGACGATGCGCCTCACCGACGTCGAAGAGCTGTTCACTCAGGATCGCAAGTCCGACCCCGGCCGACACTACGGCTCGCGCATCCTGTTCCTCGACGACGGCACGCTGCTGCTGAGCATCGGTGATCGCGGCGTCGAGCCCGAACGCGCCCAGGATCTCGAAGACCACGCAGGCAAAATGCTCCGCCTCACCGACGACGGCAACGTGCCTGACGACAACCCGTTCCGCGATCGCGACGACGTACACCCGGAAATCTACAGCTACGGGCATCGCAACATTCAGGGCATGGACATCCACCCCGTCACCCGCGAAATCTGGGCCGCCGACCACGGCCCGCGCGGCGGCGATCGACTCGATCGCATCGAGCCGGGCGAGAACTACGGCTGGCCCGTATCAACCCCGGGCCGCGACTACGGCACTGAAGCACAGTTCGGCGACAGCGCCCGCGAACGGCCCGACACGGCCGAGCCGATCCGCGAGTTCCTGCCGACGCTCGCGCCCTCCGGCCTGGCGATCGTCAACGGCGGACAGTTCGGCAACTGGGAAAACAACATCCTCATCGGCGGCCTGTATGTGAAGCAGATCCGCCGGGTCGTCCTCGAAGACGACGAGGTCGTGCATGAAGAGGAAGTGCTTCGCGATACGATCGGCCGAGTGCGCGACGTACGCATCGGCCCCGACAACAACATCTACGCTGTCAGCGATGAGTCCGACGGCGGGCTGTATCGCATCGAGCCTGCCGACTGA
- the hisS gene encoding histidine--tRNA ligase: MKLQAPKGTRDFYPHDMAWRNHLHDAWRRVSIRHGFEQVDGPIFETLDLYKVKSGEGIVSELFHFEDRGGRGMAIRPEFTPTLARMVAAQANALPKPIKWFCTPNLCRAERPQRGRLREFFQWNVDILGSDAAVADAECILVAIDLLQELGLKPEHVRVKISHRQTVRHILSLLGVSDEKMEDAFDLLDRRDKIEPEAFQKRAGELGLDEPRVARFDQTCRYKYKVGSLGGLKKSLGIDGDELAALEALDQQLLDFGIADWCEYDLGIVRGLAYYTGTVFEVHEATGVERAMAGGGRYDQLIELFGGPATPAVGFGMGDVVLTNVLADKGLIPEDVSPRPDVYVLAATEAGGHKLGGVVASLRQQGVHARLSYRATRNISKLLKEAGSARARFALILDDEAANGTGQLKDLESGEQEIVKFDAVARRVKV, translated from the coding sequence ATGAAACTTCAGGCTCCCAAAGGCACGCGCGACTTCTACCCTCACGACATGGCTTGGCGGAATCACCTGCACGACGCCTGGCGCCGCGTGTCGATCCGCCACGGGTTTGAGCAGGTGGACGGGCCGATCTTCGAAACGCTCGACCTCTACAAGGTCAAGTCGGGCGAGGGCATCGTCTCCGAGCTGTTCCACTTTGAAGACCGCGGCGGCCGAGGCATGGCCATCCGCCCCGAGTTTACGCCGACGCTGGCGCGGATGGTCGCGGCGCAGGCGAATGCGTTGCCCAAGCCGATCAAGTGGTTCTGTACGCCGAACCTCTGTCGGGCCGAGCGGCCGCAGCGCGGTCGGCTGCGCGAGTTCTTCCAGTGGAACGTCGACATCCTCGGCAGCGACGCCGCGGTCGCCGACGCGGAGTGCATCCTCGTCGCGATCGACCTGTTGCAGGAGCTGGGCCTCAAGCCCGAGCACGTCCGGGTGAAGATCAGCCACCGGCAGACAGTGCGCCACATCCTCAGTCTGCTCGGCGTGTCCGATGAGAAGATGGAAGACGCGTTCGATCTGCTCGACCGCCGCGACAAGATCGAGCCGGAGGCGTTTCAAAAGCGGGCCGGCGAGCTGGGGCTGGACGAGCCGCGCGTCGCGCGATTCGACCAGACCTGCCGGTACAAGTACAAGGTCGGCAGCCTCGGCGGGCTGAAAAAATCGCTGGGCATTGACGGCGACGAACTCGCAGCGCTTGAGGCGCTCGACCAGCAACTGCTCGACTTCGGCATTGCCGACTGGTGCGAATATGACCTTGGCATCGTGCGCGGGTTGGCGTACTACACGGGCACGGTGTTTGAAGTGCACGAAGCCACCGGCGTCGAGCGCGCGATGGCAGGCGGCGGGCGGTACGACCAGCTCATCGAATTGTTCGGCGGACCGGCGACGCCGGCGGTCGGCTTCGGCATGGGCGACGTCGTCCTCACCAACGTGCTCGCCGACAAGGGGCTGATACCCGAAGACGTGAGCCCTCGGCCGGACGTGTACGTGCTCGCCGCGACGGAAGCGGGCGGCCACAAGCTCGGCGGCGTCGTCGCGTCATTGCGACAGCAAGGCGTGCACGCTCGACTGAGCTACCGCGCGACACGCAACATCAGCAAGCTGCTTAAAGAAGCCGGCTCGGCACGGGCGAGGTTCGCGCTCATCCTCGATGATGAGGCGGCGAACGGCACGGGGCAACTGAAAGACCTCGAGTCCGGCGAACAGGAAATCGTCAAGTTTGACGCAGTGGCGCGACGCGTAAAGGTTTAG
- a CDS encoding HYExAFE family protein produces MAQRRFHYDAAFEHYLRANGIPYVAVDEAKRAVAGKGEIAGVPRKLKSFDFVVYSEGDANLLIDVKGRKHSGRTGRALQNWVTNDDVKCLDQWTGIFGEGFEAAFSFLFWCDVQPPDALFHEIFEFADRWYAVLAVRLSDYRQHMRRRSAKWDTVSLPAKAFTELAVPLKTLL; encoded by the coding sequence ATGGCACAACGGCGATTCCATTACGACGCGGCGTTCGAGCACTACCTGCGGGCCAACGGCATCCCGTACGTGGCGGTCGATGAAGCAAAGCGGGCGGTGGCGGGCAAAGGCGAGATTGCGGGTGTGCCGCGAAAGCTCAAGAGTTTTGACTTTGTCGTCTACAGCGAGGGTGATGCGAACCTGCTGATTGACGTGAAGGGCCGTAAGCATTCGGGGCGGACCGGCAGAGCGTTGCAGAACTGGGTGACGAACGATGATGTGAAATGCCTAGACCAGTGGACGGGCATCTTCGGCGAGGGGTTCGAGGCGGCCTTCTCGTTTCTTTTCTGGTGTGATGTGCAGCCGCCGGACGCGTTGTTCCATGAGATTTTCGAATTTGCGGATCGGTGGTATGCTGTGTTGGCCGTGCGGCTGAGCGATTACCGTCAGCACATGCGCCGGCGAAGCGCCAAATGGGACACGGTCAGCCTGCCAGCCAAGGCATTTACGGAGCTGGCCGTGCCGCTGAAAACGCTTTTATGA
- a CDS encoding 2-oxoacid:acceptor oxidoreductase subunit alpha gives MPGDAGSGDDHAQLKQPSTATTEQRDAVVVRLAGDSGDGMQLAGTQFTDTSAVMGNDIATLPDFPAEIRAPAGTVAGVSGFQINFASEDIYTPGDQVNVLIAMNPAAFKAHIADVEAGGTVIVNESEFDKVSLRKAGYEDGYNPIEDEKYVRQYKLYKVPITRLNAEALEETGMGAKDVNRCKNMYALGLIYWLYDRPLDITINHLEDYFGKKKNLPQVAEANVKALKAGYFFGETAELFPVRYQVPKAAITPGTYRKITGNEALAMGLIAGGHLADKNVVYCSYPITPASDVLHYLAAMRHFGVKTFQAEDEIAAVGSAIGASFAGQLGITGTSGPGFALKGEAIGLAVMTELPLVILNVQRGGPSTGLPTKTEQADLLMALFGRNGECPVVVLAPQSPSDCFDIGVEAARLTLQHMVPVVVLSEGYLANGAEPWRVPDASSFDKIEVKHPTAIGEGDEAYAPYARDENLVRPWALPGTPGLEHRIGGLEKAHHTGTVAYEGENHQLMTQLRQAKLDKIADRVPPIEPYGDASGDLLVLGWGGTYGAIVTAVRRAREDGKKVAAAHLRHLNPMPRNLGEVLKRFKKVLVPELNSGQLRMLVRAKHLVDARGLNKMQGKPFLVEEVQQAINLMLTDEWGDAESLLPMDGKVDPKAQGLKL, from the coding sequence ATGCCCGGCGACGCAGGCAGCGGTGACGATCACGCGCAACTTAAGCAACCATCGACAGCTACAACGGAGCAGCGCGATGCCGTTGTCGTCCGTCTTGCGGGTGACTCCGGGGACGGTATGCAGCTCGCGGGCACGCAGTTCACCGACACCTCGGCGGTCATGGGCAATGACATCGCCACGCTGCCCGACTTCCCTGCCGAGATCCGCGCCCCCGCCGGCACGGTCGCCGGTGTGTCCGGCTTCCAGATCAACTTCGCCAGCGAAGACATCTACACGCCCGGCGATCAGGTCAACGTGCTCATCGCGATGAACCCGGCGGCCTTCAAAGCCCACATCGCCGACGTCGAGGCCGGCGGCACGGTCATCGTCAACGAGTCGGAGTTCGACAAAGTCTCGCTGCGCAAGGCCGGCTACGAAGACGGCTACAACCCCATCGAAGACGAAAAATACGTCCGCCAGTACAAGCTCTACAAAGTGCCCATCACCCGGCTGAACGCCGAGGCGCTCGAAGAGACCGGCATGGGCGCGAAAGACGTCAACCGCTGCAAAAACATGTACGCGCTGGGGCTGATCTACTGGCTGTACGATCGGCCGCTGGACATCACCATCAACCACCTCGAAGACTACTTCGGCAAGAAGAAAAACCTGCCGCAAGTCGCCGAGGCGAACGTCAAAGCCCTCAAGGCGGGCTACTTCTTCGGCGAAACCGCCGAGCTGTTCCCCGTCCGCTACCAGGTGCCCAAGGCCGCGATCACGCCGGGCACGTATCGCAAGATCACCGGCAACGAAGCGCTGGCGATGGGCCTGATCGCCGGCGGCCACCTCGCTGACAAGAACGTGGTCTACTGCTCGTATCCGATCACGCCCGCCAGCGATGTGCTGCACTACCTCGCGGCGATGCGGCACTTCGGCGTCAAGACGTTCCAGGCGGAAGACGAAATCGCCGCGGTGGGCTCGGCCATCGGCGCGAGCTTCGCCGGGCAGCTGGGCATCACCGGCACGTCCGGCCCGGGCTTCGCGCTCAAGGGCGAAGCGATCGGCCTGGCGGTCATGACCGAACTGCCGCTGGTCATTCTCAACGTACAGCGTGGCGGGCCTTCGACTGGTCTGCCCACGAAGACCGAGCAGGCCGACCTGCTCATGGCGTTGTTCGGCCGAAACGGTGAATGTCCCGTCGTCGTGCTCGCGCCGCAATCGCCCAGTGACTGCTTCGACATCGGCGTGGAAGCCGCCCGGCTGACGTTGCAGCATATGGTGCCCGTGGTCGTGCTCAGCGAAGGGTATCTGGCCAACGGTGCCGAGCCGTGGCGCGTGCCCGATGCGTCGAGCTTCGACAAGATCGAAGTGAAGCATCCGACCGCCATCGGCGAAGGCGACGAGGCGTATGCCCCGTATGCTCGCGATGAGAACCTCGTTCGGCCGTGGGCGCTGCCCGGCACGCCGGGGCTGGAGCATCGCATCGGCGGCCTTGAAAAGGCGCACCACACCGGCACGGTCGCGTACGAAGGCGAGAACCACCAGTTGATGACGCAACTGCGTCAGGCGAAGCTGGACAAGATCGCGGACCGCGTGCCGCCGATCGAGCCTTATGGCGATGCGTCCGGCGACCTGCTCGTGCTCGGCTGGGGCGGCACGTATGGCGCGATCGTGACCGCGGTGCGTCGTGCTCGCGAAGATGGCAAGAAGGTTGCTGCAGCGCATCTGCGCCACCTCAACCCGATGCCCCGCAACCTCGGCGAGGTGCTCAAGCGGTTCAAGAAAGTGCTCGTGCCGGAATTGAACAGCGGGCAGCTGCGCATGCTCGTGCGTGCGAAGCACCTGGTGGACGCTCGCGGGCTGAACAAGATGCAGGGCAAGCCGTTCCTCGTCGAAGAAGTGCAGCAGGCCATCAACCTGATGCTCACCGACGAATGGGGCGACGCCGAGTCGCTTTTGCCCATGGACGGCAAGGTTGATCCGAAAGCACAGGGATTGAAGTTGTAG
- a CDS encoding 2-oxoacid:ferredoxin oxidoreductase subunit beta — MADKTLTVLKPKDYASDQDVRWCPGCGDYAILNQVRKVAAKMGLKREKTVFVSGIGCAARFPYYMNTYGFHSIHGRAPAIATGVKLANPELDVWVVGGDGDMLSIGGNHLIHMLRRNVNLKLMLFNNRIYGLTKGQYSPTSEVGKKTKSSPMGSLDCPINPISIALAAEAGFVARGIDVDKDLPNVLERAAKHKGASFVEIYQDCNVFNHKAYAHATDKDTKEDNLLRLEHGKPMIFGKDRDKGIRLNGHRLEVVELKNGITEDDLLFHDETDEGLAFMLSRMRFPEFPEPVGVFHVYEDRCYEELLSQQVEQAIEKRGRGRLEDLLNAGDTYTISETDAQHGLHE; from the coding sequence ATGGCAGACAAAACCCTCACCGTGCTCAAGCCCAAGGACTACGCCTCCGACCAGGACGTGCGCTGGTGCCCCGGCTGCGGCGATTACGCCATCCTCAACCAGGTCCGCAAGGTCGCTGCGAAGATGGGCCTCAAGCGTGAGAAGACCGTCTTCGTCTCCGGCATCGGCTGCGCCGCCAGGTTCCCGTACTACATGAACACCTACGGGTTCCACTCCATCCACGGCCGAGCGCCCGCGATCGCCACCGGCGTCAAACTCGCCAACCCCGAACTCGACGTCTGGGTCGTCGGCGGCGACGGTGACATGCTCTCCATCGGCGGCAATCACCTCATCCACATGCTCCGCCGAAACGTCAACCTCAAGCTCATGCTATTCAACAACCGCATCTACGGCTTGACCAAGGGCCAATACTCCCCCACCTCCGAAGTGGGCAAGAAGACCAAGTCCAGCCCGATGGGGTCGCTCGATTGCCCGATCAACCCGATCTCCATCGCGCTCGCTGCCGAGGCCGGCTTCGTCGCGCGTGGTATCGATGTCGACAAAGACCTGCCCAACGTGCTCGAACGCGCCGCGAAGCACAAGGGCGCATCGTTCGTTGAGATCTACCAGGACTGCAACGTCTTCAACCACAAAGCCTACGCCCACGCGACGGACAAGGATACGAAGGAAGACAACCTGCTCCGCCTTGAGCATGGCAAGCCGATGATCTTCGGCAAGGATCGCGACAAGGGCATCCGCCTCAACGGGCATCGTCTGGAAGTTGTCGAACTGAAGAACGGGATCACGGAAGATGATCTGCTGTTCCATGACGAGACGGACGAGGGGTTGGCGTTCATGCTTAGCCGAATGCGGTTCCCCGAGTTCCCCGAGCCGGTGGGCGTGTTCCACGTCTACGAAGACCGCTGCTATGAAGAGTTGCTCAGCCAGCAGGTGGAGCAGGCCATCGAGAAGCGGGGTCGCGGTCGGCTGGAAGACCTGCTCAACGCCGGCGATACGTACACCATCAGCGAAACCGACGCGCAGCACGGCCTGCACGAGTGA
- a CDS encoding PRC-barrel domain-containing protein: MTIAAALMFGTGGIALAENDQAHDRDADDRLAPQQEQTTGDRNADEMQDPQQARDRDRDRDGDRMMDRDDESGVLLRGTEVTDYEIHNQAGERIGDISDLAVDTQQGKIAYVIVRLDEAVSEDEGAADGALATIGIGREHYALPWQSFEAVAGEEALTLTIDRERLAQMEAFDDDWDRLNDPGHARQQRESLGLDRDREEDDATSVRVEALSDLRGRDVQGRDDDTIAQIDDLMIDSREGHLAYAVLNYGGFLGIGRDYVAVPYQALQQAVGTDDEMFTDDDAFVLDADEDTLDRISFDRGDWPNMTDEQWAQSVHEAFDHEPYWQVFGYAPPRESQKDRVDD; this comes from the coding sequence ATGACCATCGCCGCGGCACTGATGTTCGGCACGGGAGGTATCGCGCTGGCGGAAAACGACCAGGCTCACGACCGCGATGCCGACGACCGCCTCGCTCCGCAACAGGAGCAGACAACGGGCGATCGAAACGCCGATGAAATGCAAGATCCGCAGCAGGCGCGGGACCGCGATCGCGATCGCGATGGCGACCGGATGATGGACCGTGACGATGAGTCAGGCGTGCTGTTGCGCGGCACGGAAGTTACCGACTACGAAATTCACAATCAGGCAGGCGAACGGATCGGCGACATCTCCGACCTCGCAGTCGACACGCAACAAGGCAAGATCGCTTACGTGATCGTCCGCCTCGACGAAGCGGTGTCGGAAGATGAGGGCGCAGCTGACGGAGCCCTGGCGACCATCGGCATCGGCCGCGAACACTACGCCCTGCCGTGGCAGAGCTTTGAAGCCGTCGCAGGCGAAGAAGCACTGACGTTGACGATCGACCGCGAACGGCTCGCCCAGATGGAAGCGTTCGACGACGATTGGGATCGGCTTAACGATCCGGGCCACGCCAGGCAGCAACGCGAATCGCTTGGACTCGACCGCGATCGGGAAGAAGACGACGCGACATCGGTTCGGGTTGAAGCGTTGAGTGACCTGCGCGGCCGGGACGTTCAAGGTCGCGACGATGACACGATTGCGCAGATCGACGATCTGATGATCGACTCCCGCGAAGGACACCTGGCGTACGCGGTGCTGAACTATGGCGGGTTCCTCGGCATCGGCCGTGACTATGTCGCAGTGCCCTACCAGGCCCTTCAGCAGGCGGTCGGTACCGATGATGAAATGTTTACCGACGACGACGCGTTCGTTCTTGACGCTGACGAGGACACGCTGGACCGGATCTCGTTCGACCGCGGCGACTGGCCCAACATGACCGACGAACAGTGGGCCCAGTCGGTGCACGAAGCGTTCGATCACGAGCCCTACTGGCAAGTGTTCGGCTACGCCCCCCCGCGTGAGTCGCAAAAAGATCGCGTTGACGACTAA
- a CDS encoding fructosamine kinase family protein codes for MVSKLLVDIDHATRLVRRWYEPSRRVLAVRQLNGGMINHVWAWQLDGEPGWLVGKLNVLDHHDAFEREFAALRWYREHSTFPVPEVHTCFADEEEGVSGLLMQRMAGRNLGEAQLGQRGIASLQGQLATHIASLHTHTAERFGPVVMDDAKRSRWLDVFGPTLEREFHAVGEHLSSKTRDVIHKLLGELEAWLPEQARPTLVHGDLWATNILVNDAHPDRPTLTAFVDPAGLYADPEYELAYLRLFHTAGDVFFRTYTQTHPLRPGFDRRCRIYWLNTMLLHLRLFGDQYASSCDGLARQIRQLA; via the coding sequence ATGGTTTCAAAACTACTTGTCGATATTGACCATGCGACCCGCCTCGTTCGCCGATGGTATGAGCCTTCACGCCGTGTGCTGGCGGTGCGCCAGTTAAACGGCGGCATGATCAATCACGTCTGGGCGTGGCAACTCGACGGCGAGCCGGGCTGGCTGGTGGGTAAGCTTAATGTGCTTGATCATCACGATGCGTTCGAACGCGAGTTCGCGGCACTGCGGTGGTATCGCGAACACTCGACCTTCCCCGTGCCGGAAGTGCATACCTGTTTCGCGGACGAAGAGGAGGGCGTCAGCGGCCTCTTGATGCAGCGGATGGCAGGGCGGAATCTTGGCGAGGCTCAACTCGGTCAACGTGGGATCGCGTCGCTGCAGGGGCAGCTCGCTACGCACATCGCATCGCTGCACACGCATACCGCTGAAAGGTTCGGCCCCGTCGTTATGGATGACGCGAAACGGTCACGCTGGCTGGATGTCTTCGGCCCGACGTTGGAACGTGAGTTTCATGCCGTCGGTGAACACCTCAGCTCGAAGACCCGCGACGTCATCCACAAACTGCTCGGCGAACTCGAAGCGTGGCTGCCCGAACAGGCACGCCCCACACTCGTGCACGGCGACCTCTGGGCAACCAATATCCTTGTCAATGACGCTCACCCCGATCGCCCGACACTGACTGCATTCGTCGATCCGGCGGGCCTGTACGCCGACCCGGAATACGAACTGGCTTACCTGCGGCTGTTTCACACGGCCGGCGACGTCTTCTTCCGAACCTACACGCAGACTCACCCGCTCCGGCCGGGGTTCGACCGCCGCTGTCGAATCTATTGGCTGAACACGATGCTCCTGCATCTTCGCTTGTTCGGCGACCAGTACGCATCAAGCTGCGATGGCCTGGCCAGGCAGATTCGGCAACTGGCATAA
- a CDS encoding molybdopterin converting factor — protein MNEPSPTSNGTLRILFLNSHGGGFADHLNVPAGTTIAQLIERQLPHVKADDLLIRVNRQPVQRDYVLQADDRVSATPTKIAGAVVV, from the coding sequence ATGAACGAACCCTCCCCCACCAGCAATGGCACTCTCCGCATCCTGTTTCTCAACTCGCACGGCGGCGGCTTCGCCGACCACCTCAATGTGCCCGCCGGCACCACCATCGCGCAGCTCATCGAGCGGCAGCTGCCGCACGTGAAGGCCGACGATCTGCTGATCCGCGTCAATCGCCAGCCGGTGCAGCGCGACTACGTCCTGCAGGCCGACGACCGCGTGTCGGCGACGCCGACGAAAATCGCCGGGGCGGTAGTTGTCTGA